The DNA sequence CGGAAAGCCCCACACCATCGAGCGCAATTCGCCGCCGGCGACGACCAGGCCGGGATAGCCGGGATAGATCTCCGCTGGAACGTTTGCCGTCGGCGCCGCGCCGATCGTGCCGAAGAGCTTGGCGACCTCCGAGCCCGCGCGATCCATCCGATAGAGATTGCACATACGAAATTCCCCCGGCCCGCCAGTGAGGCGGGAGCGGGGGCTTCCGGGCGCCAACCCGGAAAACCGACGAGATTGGGCCTCGCCGCGACACAGTTGGCCGACTGGCCGCCCCGCACCCGCGCATACGGGCGGGGCCTATGGAGCGTTTTCAGAAGATGGAGTCAATTCAGCAAGTTCGCCCGGTTTCCCCTGCTGCCGGCTATCAGGGGGGCAAGCGCAATCTCGCCCGCAGGATTTGCGCGATCATCGACCGCACCGAGCACGATGGCTATGCTGAGCCGTTCGTGGGCATGGGCGGAATCTTCCTGCGCCGGTCCACGCGGCCGCGCACCGAGGCGATCAACGATATCTCGGCCGACGTGGCGAACTTCTTCCGCGTGCTGCAGGAGCACTATCCCTATTTCATCGACATGCTGCGCTGGCGGGTGGCGAGCCGTCATGAATTCGATCGCCTCGCGGCGCTGGCGCCGGAAAGGCTGACGGATCTGCAGCGCGCCGCGCGCTTCCTCTACCTGCAGCGGCTCGCCTTTGGCGGAAAGATCGTCGGCCGCAGCTTCGGCGTGGATTCGCGCGCCGGCGCGCGCTTCAACATCACGAAGCTCGAGCCGATGCTGGCGGATCTGCACGAGCGCCTGGCCGGCGTGATCATCGAGCAGTTGCCCTTCGCCAGGTTCATCGCGCGCTACGACCGGCCGGGCATGTTGTTCTATCTCGATCCGCCGTATTTCGGCTGCGAGGATGACTACGGCGCCGGCGTATTCGATCGCGAGGATTTCGAGCAGCTGGCGCAGGTGCTCGCCGGCGCGCGCGGCAAATTCCTTCTCTCGATCAACGACACGCCGGAGATCCGCGCGGTGTTTTCCGCCTTCAACATGCAGGAGGTGGCAACGACCTACACGATCTCCAGCGCGGCGGCCGGATCGGGCAAGCGCGTGGGTGAGCTGCTGATCAGCAATTTCGCCCTGGACGCAATCGCCACGTAGCATCCGCGAGAGGGGCGAGGGTGGCACGACCCTTGCCCCTCAGCCCCTGCCGAGCTGCAGCCGGGCGCAGCCCGGCTGGTCCGCCGGTGCCTCCGGCGGTTGTTTGCTGGCCGTTCCGGCCGGTTGGGAGGCGTTCTGTGAAGAAGGCGGGGCGAAGCCCCAGCATGAGGGCGCCCTGGCGCCCTCATTCCTTCTCCGGATCAGTATGATCCCCCGGTTTCATCGCTCCCGCCGGATTCGCCCTTCGGCGATTCACGCCGGTCAACGGCCGCGGCAAGGCGCCGCAGGGTCTCGCCGATGAGGCGATCGCCGTTCCAGGTGAAGGCGTCGGCATATTCGCGGGCGGAGAGGCTGGCGAGCATGTGCTCGAACTCCTCTCGCTTGCGCCTGTGGCGATCCTCCTCGCAGGCGGGCGGCTTTCGTGTGCCGAGCAGGCGCGCGAGCCAGCCCTTCATCCCCTCGGGCACGAGGAGCGCGTAAGCGTTGCTTGCCTGCTCCACCCGCGGCCCACCCGGGACAGGATCCTTGATGGGCTGCGAGCGGCGCATCCAGTGCAGGAAGCCGTGCTTGCGCAGGCGGCACAGCGCTTCGTGGACGGCCGAATAGGCGCGGCCGATCGCGTCGGCGATCGTCCGGATCGCCGGCTCCAGTCGACCAGTGGTGTAATCGACTGTCGCATAGAGATGCTCGAGCACGGCAATGCCGACTTCGCCCAGCGCGCCATTTCGGGCGCCGGGCTCCACTTCACGCCTCTCCGAGCGCGTCCGCAGCTCGAATGCCTTTGCCGCCTTCAGCAGGGCTGCAGTCCAGCGCTTGCCGCTGCGAGCGGTCCCCCCGTTGATCGGCTTCCAGACGCGATCCTCGATCTGGCCAACGTAATAGCTGTTTCGCCAGACCGGCTCGCCGCTGCGCGGGCTGTCGCCCCGCTGCAGGAGCGCCTTTGTCTGCCGGTCCAGCTTCGTGCTGGTGATGGCCGCGGCAATCGCGCCGAAAGGCCGCGCGTCGAATGTTCCCCCGCGCGCGCTCATGAGCGGCCGCCTGCAGCTTTGGTGCGGGCCTCTAGGGCGTGAGGCTGTCCGGGGGCGGCAGGCCCTCCATCAGCAGATCGGCCCATGCCTGCGCCAGCTCGCGCCGGCGGGGCATGTAGGCGGCGCGATTGTAGGCCGCCTCCACGCCATCCGGCACATGCGCCAGCATCAGGTCGATGATTTCCCGGTCGCGCTCGCGGTCCTCGACTGCAGCACGCTCGTTCATGATCGTGGAGAAGCTGGCGCGCCAGCCATGCGGCACATGCCGGCCACGCAGCCCTGCATCGAGGTAGTGGCCGCTTAGCGTCGAATCGCTGATCGGTTTCCGCCGATCGCCGACGCCCGGGAAGAGCCATTTCGGGCTGGGGCTGGCTTCCATCGCAGCTTTCACCACTGCGACCGCCTGACGAGACAGCGGAATCACGAACTCGAAGCTCGCATCCTTCTTGCGCTCGCGGGTGAGCTTCATTTTCTCGGCGGGGATCCGCCACAGCGGTGCCTTGCCGTCGAGCTGCTCGAATTCGGAGCGCTCGGCCAACCTCAGAACGCCCGGCCGCGCTGCCGTCAAAGCCAGCAGGCGCGAAGCGAGCCGCGTGGCCCAATAGATGTCGGGCACGGCCTCGGTCTTCGTGATCGCGGCGCGGAGCTGCTCGATCTTCAGGATGGCCGGCCGCAGTTTCGGATCGGTCGGCTTCAATGCCTTGCGGATCACCGCCGCAGGATCCTGCTCGCAGATCCCCGAGGCGATGCCCCACACGAACACGTCGGAAATGTGCATGCGCACCCGATGTGCCATTTCCCGCGCGCCTCGCGTTTCGATGGCCCGGATCGCATCCAGCACCTGGGGCGGTGTCACCGAGGTGATCGGCAGCGCACCAATGCGGGGGAAGACGTCCGCCTCGAGCCGATCGAGGATCTGCTGCGCATAGCGGGGCGCCAGCGTGGCTTTCCGCTGCTCGTGCCAAGCGCGCGCGACCCGCTCGAATGTGTCGAGCGCCGCAGTGGCCGCCATGACCTTCGAGCGCTTCTTCTCGGCAGACGGG is a window from the Altererythrobacter sp. B11 genome containing:
- a CDS encoding DNA adenine methylase: MESIQQVRPVSPAAGYQGGKRNLARRICAIIDRTEHDGYAEPFVGMGGIFLRRSTRPRTEAINDISADVANFFRVLQEHYPYFIDMLRWRVASRHEFDRLAALAPERLTDLQRAARFLYLQRLAFGGKIVGRSFGVDSRAGARFNITKLEPMLADLHERLAGVIIEQLPFARFIARYDRPGMLFYLDPPYFGCEDDYGAGVFDREDFEQLAQVLAGARGKFLLSINDTPEIRAVFSAFNMQEVATTYTISSAAAGSGKRVGELLISNFALDAIAT
- a CDS encoding tyrosine-type recombinase/integrase, translating into MLTDAACRKAKPGEKDRKLTDSGGLYLLVKTSGTKSWLWKYRIHGKEKKLTIGRYPSVGVADARRARDQARELLDAGLDPSAEKKRSKVMAATAALDTFERVARAWHEQRKATLAPRYAQQILDRLEADVFPRIGALPITSVTPPQVLDAIRAIETRGAREMAHRVRMHISDVFVWGIASGICEQDPAAVIRKALKPTDPKLRPAILKIEQLRAAITKTEAVPDIYWATRLASRLLALTAARPGVLRLAERSEFEQLDGKAPLWRIPAEKMKLTRERKKDASFEFVIPLSRQAVAVVKAAMEASPSPKWLFPGVGDRRKPISDSTLSGHYLDAGLRGRHVPHGWRASFSTIMNERAAVEDRERDREIIDLMLAHVPDGVEAAYNRAAYMPRRRELAQAWADLLMEGLPPPDSLTP